One window of the Flavobacteriaceae bacterium YJPT1-3 genome contains the following:
- a CDS encoding phosphoglycerate kinase: MKTVDDFNFENKRALVRVDFNVPLDENLEVTDTTRIEAAKPTILKILEDGGSAVLMSHLGRPKHQEDEFSLKHICNTVSEILGVQVHFVNDCVGPEATKAASNLEPGTLLLLENLRFHEEETEGDTAFAKALSKLGDIYVNDAFGTAHRAHASTTVVAQFFPKNRCFGYLIANEIKSLDRVLNSDEKPVLAILGGAKVSSKITVIQRMLNKVDHLIIGGGMAYTFIKAKGGHIGSSICEEDKQELALNILEKAKEKGVQVHLPVDVIAADAFSEFANTQESDIYDIADGWQGLDAGPKSLALFEEIVNQAKIILWNGPLGVFEMEPFAEGTITLGKAIAKATKNGAYSLVGGGDSVAAVKQFGFEDKVSYVSTGGGAMLEMLEGKTLPGIAAIRD; encoded by the coding sequence ATGAAAACGGTAGACGACTTTAATTTTGAAAATAAACGAGCCTTGGTCCGTGTGGATTTTAATGTGCCCTTGGATGAAAATCTAGAGGTGACCGACACTACACGAATTGAAGCGGCCAAGCCCACCATCCTAAAAATTCTTGAAGACGGGGGCAGTGCGGTACTGATGTCGCATTTAGGTCGTCCCAAACACCAGGAAGATGAATTTTCTCTAAAACACATCTGCAATACGGTCTCTGAAATTTTAGGAGTTCAGGTACACTTTGTCAACGACTGTGTAGGGCCTGAGGCCACCAAAGCTGCCAGTAACCTGGAGCCAGGCACCTTGCTTCTGCTGGAAAACCTCAGATTCCATGAGGAGGAGACTGAAGGAGACACCGCTTTCGCGAAAGCGCTATCCAAACTGGGCGATATTTACGTCAATGACGCGTTTGGAACCGCGCATCGTGCCCACGCCTCTACCACGGTAGTTGCTCAATTTTTTCCGAAAAATCGCTGCTTCGGTTATCTTATTGCCAATGAGATCAAAAGCCTCGACCGGGTGTTGAACAGTGATGAGAAACCCGTACTCGCTATTCTTGGCGGGGCCAAAGTATCGTCCAAGATTACGGTCATTCAGCGTATGCTCAATAAGGTTGACCATCTCATCATTGGAGGCGGTATGGCTTATACGTTCATCAAAGCAAAAGGTGGTCATATAGGCAGCTCGATCTGTGAAGAAGACAAGCAAGAACTGGCCCTGAACATATTGGAGAAAGCCAAAGAAAAAGGAGTTCAGGTTCATTTACCGGTCGATGTGATCGCTGCGGATGCCTTCTCAGAATTTGCAAACACTCAAGAGTCTGATATTTATGACATCGCAGACGGATGGCAGGGTCTGGACGCCGGACCAAAATCTTTGGCGCTCTTCGAAGAAATCGTTAACCAGGCCAAAATCATCCTTTGGAATGGCCCTTTAGGGGTCTTTGAAATGGAGCCGTTTGCGGAAGGAACCATCACCCTCGGAAAGGCTATCGCTAAAGCAACAAAGAATGGTGCTTATTCGTTAGTGGGTGGCGGTGACAGCGTGGCGGCCGTCAAGCAGTTTGGCTTTGAAGATAAGGTGAGCTACGTTTCTACCGGCGGAGGAGCCATGCTTGAAATGCTGGAAGGCAAGACCTTGCCGGGTATTGCGGCCATACGTGATTAA
- a CDS encoding DNA polymerase III subunit delta' has product MHFEHVIGQDFLKAHLIQSAERGRIPHAQLFIGSHGSGVLPMAIAYAQYILCSITKEQESARKKACETKFSQLTHPDLHFVYPVATTDKVKSHPVSTHFAAEWREFVKNNAYGSLYEWYQHLGIAKKQGQIGVDEAADLVKTLSLTSYEGGYKIIIIWMAEKMNTAAANKLLKLIEEPPKNSLFLLLAEEEEQILETIKSRCQVLHFPKLSEVIIAQALIERLGVNSDMAQHLAHQADGNYNQALHLLNKDAGDAQFEAWFIQWVRTAFQAKGNKKAVLDLIYWSNTLASEMRETQKNFLQFCIQFFRQALLLNYGAEELVYLETGDHFDLAKFAPYVHGNNIREITEELEAAAYHIERNGNAKIILTDLSIKLTRLLHKKSA; this is encoded by the coding sequence ATGCACTTTGAGCACGTTATTGGACAGGATTTTTTAAAAGCACATTTAATACAAAGTGCTGAGCGCGGGCGCATTCCTCACGCTCAACTATTTATTGGCAGTCATGGAAGCGGTGTGCTTCCCATGGCCATTGCCTATGCGCAATACATACTGTGCTCCATTACTAAGGAGCAAGAGTCAGCGAGAAAAAAAGCCTGTGAAACAAAATTTTCACAATTAACCCATCCCGATTTACATTTTGTATACCCAGTAGCCACTACAGATAAGGTGAAAAGCCATCCAGTATCTACTCATTTTGCCGCAGAGTGGCGGGAGTTTGTGAAAAACAATGCTTATGGGAGCCTATATGAATGGTATCAGCATTTGGGTATTGCTAAAAAACAGGGTCAAATAGGGGTGGATGAAGCCGCTGATCTGGTAAAAACTCTTTCGCTAACGTCCTATGAAGGGGGATACAAAATCATCATCATCTGGATGGCGGAAAAAATGAATACGGCGGCCGCCAACAAACTTTTAAAATTGATTGAAGAACCGCCTAAGAACAGTTTGTTTCTTTTGCTTGCGGAAGAGGAAGAGCAGATCTTAGAAACCATTAAATCCCGCTGTCAGGTACTTCATTTTCCAAAATTGAGTGAAGTGATTATTGCACAAGCCTTGATTGAAAGGTTGGGGGTAAATTCAGACATGGCGCAGCACCTCGCTCATCAAGCCGATGGCAACTACAATCAGGCCTTACATTTATTAAATAAGGATGCCGGTGATGCGCAATTTGAAGCCTGGTTTATTCAATGGGTGCGTACGGCTTTTCAAGCTAAAGGCAATAAAAAAGCGGTGCTTGACCTGATCTATTGGAGCAATACGCTCGCATCGGAAATGCGCGAAACCCAAAAGAATTTTCTTCAGTTCTGTATTCAGTTCTTCAGACAGGCCCTCTTGCTGAATTACGGCGCAGAGGAATTGGTGTATTTAGAAACCGGAGATCATTTTGATCTGGCTAAATTTGCCCCCTACGTCCATGGTAACAACATACGGGAGATCACAGAAGAATTAGAAGCAGCCGCCTATCATATCGAACGCAATGGAAATGCCAAGATCATTCTTACCGACTTATCTATTAAATTAACCCGATTACTACATAAAAAATCAGCCTAA
- a CDS encoding DoxX family protein: MNNIVEYMTEVLILLFVVITFLQSGIDKMTDWKGNVSWLQEHFKETFMGGMVPLLVGVITLLELLAGGMALVGIITVAISGTTLLAFYSLVIAAITLLLLLFGQRVAKDYAGAFTIVGYFIVVVLGVFLLSWQ, translated from the coding sequence ATGAATAACATCGTTGAATACATGACCGAAGTTTTGATCCTGCTCTTTGTGGTCATTACCTTCTTGCAATCTGGAATCGACAAGATGACCGATTGGAAAGGAAATGTGAGCTGGCTTCAGGAGCATTTTAAAGAGACCTTTATGGGAGGCATGGTCCCGCTTTTGGTAGGCGTCATCACGCTACTCGAGCTGCTGGCTGGGGGCATGGCCTTGGTGGGGATCATCACCGTTGCCATTTCGGGCACCACCTTGTTGGCCTTTTATTCGCTGGTTATTGCTGCGATTACTTTGCTATTGCTGTTATTCGGACAGCGTGTGGCTAAAGATTATGCCGGAGCCTTCACTATTGTTGGCTACTTTATCGTTGTTGTTTTAGGAGTTTTTCTACTGAGCTGGCAATAA
- a CDS encoding OmpH family outer membrane protein: MKKIISLLVVAFLITSCTQQKTGFVNTEDLIKDYKEMSDAQQRFQKENDEIISSLELRAQAFQIKVEQYQKNGSSMSNAKRQEKESELIAERNELQQEQQGRTQKLQLESQRVIDSIITKVKKYVKTYGKNNGYTYIYGQNEAGSVLYGKEELDLTEAILKDLNDQYKAGQE; the protein is encoded by the coding sequence ATGAAAAAAATAATTAGCTTATTGGTGGTAGCTTTTTTAATTACTAGCTGCACCCAACAAAAAACCGGATTTGTCAATACCGAGGATCTGATTAAAGATTATAAAGAAATGTCTGACGCCCAGCAGCGTTTTCAAAAGGAGAATGATGAGATCATCAGCTCCCTTGAACTTCGTGCCCAGGCTTTTCAAATTAAGGTAGAGCAGTATCAAAAGAATGGTTCTAGCATGAGCAATGCAAAGCGTCAGGAAAAGGAAAGTGAATTAATTGCGGAGCGAAACGAATTGCAACAGGAACAACAGGGCCGAACTCAAAAACTGCAATTAGAGAGCCAGCGTGTTATTGATTCCATCATTACCAAAGTCAAGAAGTATGTAAAGACCTACGGTAAGAATAATGGATATACCTACATCTACGGGCAAAATGAAGCCGGTAGCGTACTTTATGGAAAAGAGGAGCTCGATCTAACAGAAGCGATTCTCAAAGATCTGAATGATCAGTACAAGGCCGGTCAGGAATAA
- a CDS encoding class I SAM-dependent methyltransferase — translation MAKEADYTRTPPGQFPTHVKDHGVSGALFELQANSFGDILKTIPQPDSSSIGSYYPKDNYISHEDKRQSLVEHVYGFVKRIMLSRKRSWIRQYIPNKELLLDYGCGTGELARYLNDQGWPTHGFEPNEDARVKALKKGVPVFETVDEMDGHYKGIMLWHVLEHVYHPEETLKWIHDHLETEGVVFIAVPNWKSFDASYYQSFWAAYDVPRHLWHFSPEGMRRILREHGFKLETIKPLWFDAFYVSLLSEEFKTGSKRILHALKTGFRSNRLARRTGNYSSLLYIAKKAK, via the coding sequence ATGGCTAAAGAAGCAGATTACACCCGTACACCTCCAGGCCAATTCCCTACTCATGTTAAGGATCATGGGGTAAGCGGAGCGCTTTTTGAACTTCAGGCCAATTCTTTTGGCGATATACTGAAGACCATCCCTCAGCCTGATTCTAGTAGTATAGGCTCTTATTATCCAAAGGACAACTACATCTCCCACGAGGATAAGCGTCAATCGTTGGTAGAGCATGTGTACGGTTTTGTAAAAAGGATTATGCTTTCGCGAAAGCGCTCCTGGATTCGCCAGTACATTCCCAATAAAGAATTACTCTTGGACTATGGCTGTGGCACGGGTGAATTGGCCCGCTATCTTAATGATCAGGGTTGGCCAACACATGGATTTGAACCCAATGAGGATGCCCGGGTTAAAGCGCTGAAAAAAGGGGTGCCCGTTTTTGAGACCGTTGATGAAATGGACGGTCACTATAAAGGCATCATGCTTTGGCATGTTTTAGAACACGTCTATCACCCCGAAGAGACGTTGAAGTGGATTCACGATCACCTCGAGACAGAGGGTGTCGTTTTTATCGCAGTCCCCAACTGGAAATCCTTTGATGCATCTTATTACCAATCGTTTTGGGCGGCTTATGATGTGCCCCGGCATCTTTGGCATTTTTCACCGGAAGGAATGCGTAGGATACTAAGGGAGCATGGATTTAAGCTTGAGACCATCAAACCCTTGTGGTTTGATGCTTTTTATGTAAGCCTGCTCTCGGAAGAATTTAAAACCGGGAGTAAACGAATACTACATGCCTTAAAGACGGGTTTTCGATCCAATAGGCTGGCTAGGCGAACCGGAAATTATTCTTCCCTGCTGTATATCGCTAAAAAAGCGAAATAA
- the mnmG gene encoding tRNA uridine-5-carboxymethylaminomethyl(34) synthesis enzyme MnmG has translation MSLFQDTYDVIVVGGGHAGCEAAAAAANMGSKTLLITMNLQNIAQMSCNPAMGGIAKGQIVREIDALGGYSGIVSDETAIQFKMLNKSKGPAMWSPRVQSDRMRFAEVWRLRLENTANLDFYQDMVTGLETKNGRVTGVVTSLGIKVAAHAVVLTNGTFLNGLIHIGDKNFGGGRAGERAAVGITEQLVDFGFDSGRMKTGTPPRVDGRSLDYSKMIVQPGDEQPEKFSYLPETKPLSKQKACHMTYTSPEVHDLLREGFDRSPMFNGRIQSIGPRYCPSIEDKINRFADKDRHQLFVEPEGWNTVEIYVNGFSTSLPEEVQFKALRSVAGFEQVKFFRPGYAIEYDYFPPTQLTHTLETKLVEHLFFAGQINGTTGYEEAASQGLMAGINAHLKVQEEDPFILKRDEAYIGVLIDDLITKGTEEPYRMFTSRAEYRTLLRQDNADERLTTKSYKIGLASEHRLRVMEKRQNETERLVHFFRNTSVAPEEANPILEEKKSSVMSQSDKMFKLFSRPQITLDDMLKIDRVQAYVAEEGLDRDVLEQAAIQIKYSGYIEKERANADKLQRLENIKIPRDFDYKKLKSLSYEACEKLSEIQPATISQASRISGVSPSDISVMLVYMGR, from the coding sequence ATGAGTTTATTTCAAGACACCTACGACGTAATAGTGGTTGGCGGCGGACACGCGGGTTGTGAAGCCGCTGCTGCTGCTGCTAATATGGGGTCAAAGACCCTACTGATCACCATGAATCTGCAAAATATAGCGCAGATGTCGTGCAATCCGGCTATGGGTGGGATTGCTAAGGGCCAAATAGTAAGGGAAATCGATGCGTTGGGAGGATATAGCGGGATCGTTTCAGACGAAACCGCAATTCAGTTTAAAATGCTCAATAAGTCTAAAGGACCCGCCATGTGGAGTCCTCGAGTGCAGAGCGATAGAATGCGTTTCGCAGAGGTCTGGAGACTGCGTCTAGAGAATACAGCCAATCTGGATTTTTATCAGGATATGGTGACCGGATTGGAAACAAAGAATGGACGAGTTACCGGTGTAGTGACTTCGCTAGGAATTAAGGTTGCAGCTCATGCGGTAGTCTTAACCAACGGTACTTTTCTCAACGGACTAATTCACATCGGAGATAAGAATTTTGGAGGAGGTCGTGCTGGAGAAAGAGCTGCTGTGGGAATTACAGAGCAGCTGGTCGATTTCGGTTTTGACAGTGGCCGTATGAAGACGGGTACGCCACCCCGGGTGGATGGTCGTAGTCTGGATTATAGTAAAATGATCGTTCAACCCGGAGATGAACAACCGGAGAAGTTTAGCTATTTACCGGAAACAAAGCCATTAAGCAAGCAGAAGGCCTGTCATATGACTTATACCTCGCCAGAGGTACATGATTTATTGCGGGAGGGGTTTGATCGATCACCCATGTTCAATGGACGTATTCAAAGTATCGGTCCGCGATACTGTCCCAGTATTGAAGATAAGATCAATCGTTTTGCCGATAAGGATAGGCATCAGCTTTTCGTAGAACCGGAGGGTTGGAATACCGTAGAGATTTACGTCAATGGTTTCAGCACCAGCCTCCCTGAAGAAGTCCAATTTAAAGCCCTTCGCTCAGTGGCCGGATTTGAACAGGTTAAGTTTTTTAGACCGGGATATGCCATTGAATACGACTATTTTCCACCCACTCAGCTTACCCACACCTTAGAAACTAAATTGGTCGAGCATCTCTTCTTTGCAGGTCAGATCAACGGAACCACAGGCTATGAGGAAGCGGCCAGTCAAGGACTCATGGCAGGGATCAACGCTCATTTAAAAGTGCAGGAGGAAGATCCTTTTATTTTGAAACGAGATGAAGCTTATATAGGCGTACTCATAGACGATTTGATTACCAAAGGCACCGAGGAGCCTTATCGGATGTTTACCTCCAGGGCGGAGTACCGCACTTTGTTGCGCCAGGATAATGCAGACGAGCGTTTGACCACCAAATCGTATAAGATTGGATTAGCGTCGGAGCATCGTTTGAGGGTCATGGAGAAAAGGCAAAACGAAACAGAGCGCCTGGTTCATTTCTTTAGAAATACGTCTGTGGCACCTGAAGAAGCCAATCCCATACTAGAGGAAAAAAAGAGCTCAGTAATGAGTCAATCGGATAAGATGTTTAAGCTCTTTTCAAGGCCTCAAATTACGTTGGATGACATGCTTAAGATTGATCGTGTTCAAGCTTATGTGGCCGAAGAAGGTTTAGACCGCGATGTTTTAGAGCAAGCAGCCATCCAAATAAAGTACTCCGGTTATATTGAAAAAGAGCGGGCGAATGCAGACAAGTTGCAGCGTTTAGAAAACATCAAGATCCCTAGAGATTTTGATTATAAGAAATTAAAATCCTTGTCCTACGAGGCTTGCGAAAAGCTAAGCGAAATTCAGCCCGCGACCATATCTCAGGCCTCTCGAATTAGCGGGGTCAGTCCGAGTGACATTTCGGTTATGCTGGTCTACATGGGTAGATAA
- the ybeY gene encoding rRNA maturation RNase YbeY, with the protein MISFSTQHDFEWSALEEEKACRWLQDCISEEGKEEGDLNYVFCSDEYLHAINLKFLDHDTLTDIITFDYTHGDVLSGEIYISTDRVAENAEAFKASFAEELHRVMIHGVLHLIGYTDSTKEERKRMRLKEDHYLGRR; encoded by the coding sequence ATGATTAGTTTTTCTACGCAACATGATTTCGAATGGAGTGCTTTGGAGGAAGAAAAGGCCTGTCGTTGGTTGCAAGATTGTATTTCAGAAGAAGGTAAGGAAGAAGGCGACTTGAATTACGTGTTTTGTTCTGATGAGTATTTACATGCCATTAATCTTAAATTTCTTGATCACGATACACTTACAGACATTATCACCTTCGACTACACGCACGGGGACGTACTGTCAGGAGAGATCTATATATCAACTGATCGTGTTGCTGAGAATGCGGAGGCATTCAAAGCGTCTTTTGCTGAAGAGCTGCATCGGGTAATGATCCATGGCGTGCTACATTTGATAGGGTACACGGACAGTACCAAAGAGGAAAGGAAGCGTATGCGCTTAAAAGAGGATCACTATTTAGGTCGGCGCTAA
- the gltX gene encoding glutamate--tRNA ligase codes for MSTVRVRFAPSPTGPLHIGGVRTALYNYLFAKKHQGTFVLRIEDTDQNRFVTGAEQYIIDALNWCNIPYDEGPGKAGNYGPYRQSERKDLYAAYAKQLVDSGQAYYAFDTTEALDARRQELEAQGETFIYNWHNRDHLNNSLSLSEAALEDRLKSGAPYVIRFKSPAKEELQLHDEIRGSITIDTSTLDDKVLFKADGMPTYHLANIVDDHLMEITHVIRGEEWLPSLALHVLLYRALGWKAPSFAHLPLILKPTGKGKLSKRDGEKMGFPVFPLAWTDPKTSETSMGYREENYLPQAVVNMLAFLGWNPGTEQELFSLEALIDAFDLGQVHKAGAKFDPEKTKWFQQQHLQEVSDDYLATQFQKQLADHQLQPDRDTIDVVVKLVRERAVFAKDLWELSDYFFVTPTAYDPSAVKKAWKDKTPAIMTALADKLYTLNTWTAEVLQQEIKAWIGESELGFGAVMMPLRLCLVGALRGPDVFDIAAVIGKEESLLRIEKALEYL; via the coding sequence ATGTCTACTGTTCGTGTTCGATTTGCTCCCAGTCCCACAGGCCCCTTGCATATAGGCGGGGTGCGTACGGCCCTGTACAACTATCTTTTTGCAAAAAAGCATCAAGGTACTTTTGTCTTGCGCATTGAGGACACCGATCAAAATCGGTTTGTGACCGGTGCAGAGCAGTACATCATTGACGCCTTGAACTGGTGCAATATTCCCTATGATGAAGGTCCCGGTAAAGCCGGTAATTACGGGCCCTATCGTCAAAGCGAGCGTAAAGATTTGTATGCAGCTTACGCGAAACAATTAGTTGATTCCGGACAGGCCTATTATGCTTTTGACACTACAGAGGCACTCGATGCCCGTCGTCAGGAACTGGAGGCTCAAGGAGAAACTTTCATTTATAATTGGCACAATAGAGATCATTTAAATAATTCATTGTCCTTATCAGAGGCGGCCCTGGAAGATCGATTGAAGTCCGGCGCCCCTTATGTCATTCGTTTTAAGAGTCCCGCAAAGGAAGAACTCCAGCTGCATGATGAGATCCGGGGTTCTATAACTATAGATACCTCTACCTTGGACGATAAGGTCTTGTTCAAAGCAGATGGTATGCCCACCTACCACTTGGCCAATATTGTTGATGATCACTTGATGGAGATTACGCATGTGATCCGGGGTGAGGAATGGCTGCCTTCTTTAGCCCTTCATGTGCTTCTTTACCGGGCCCTGGGCTGGAAAGCGCCTTCTTTCGCTCATTTACCATTGATTTTAAAGCCTACAGGCAAAGGAAAACTGAGCAAGCGGGATGGTGAAAAAATGGGATTCCCGGTCTTTCCTCTGGCGTGGACGGACCCTAAAACCAGTGAGACCTCCATGGGATATCGGGAAGAAAATTATTTGCCGCAGGCTGTTGTCAATATGCTTGCCTTTCTCGGTTGGAATCCCGGTACCGAACAGGAACTGTTTTCTTTGGAAGCCCTGATCGACGCTTTTGACCTTGGCCAGGTCCACAAGGCAGGCGCTAAGTTCGATCCTGAAAAGACCAAATGGTTTCAACAACAACACCTACAGGAAGTCTCTGACGACTACTTAGCGACGCAATTTCAGAAACAACTTGCAGATCACCAGCTTCAACCCGATCGAGATACCATTGATGTGGTCGTAAAATTAGTGCGTGAACGAGCCGTTTTTGCCAAAGACCTCTGGGAACTCAGTGACTACTTTTTTGTAACTCCAACGGCTTACGACCCATCGGCCGTTAAAAAAGCCTGGAAAGACAAAACACCGGCGATCATGACCGCATTAGCCGATAAGCTGTATACCCTGAATACCTGGACTGCTGAGGTTCTTCAGCAAGAGATAAAAGCGTGGATCGGCGAGTCAGAACTTGGATTTGGTGCAGTGATGATGCCTCTAAGACTCTGCCTGGTAGGAGCGTTGCGCGGGCCGGACGTTTTTGATATTGCAGCCGTTATTGGAAAAGAAGAGTCTCTTTTACGCATTGAAAAGGCCCTGGAATACTTATAG
- a CDS encoding outer membrane beta-barrel protein codes for MRQITLLLFFLFSLAAWSQGYQSQGYNLLGAQGKYAIMNIQTDDFVMESSTGFQGGLTGRGAWYNNFDMIFGIDLMSAGVTSRGTSLLGVNEEIEYRMIGAQVNLQLAYNILGQHLSIFAGPTFMLNGELELDNADQASHVLDGYTTLQAQDIQDISRFHLLATVGIAGGLEKIRLIAQYQYGVLNTFERLNKENVSLQDPEARDLKGNLGILSAGLVFYL; via the coding sequence ATGCGCCAAATAACACTGCTGCTCTTTTTTCTTTTTTCGCTAGCCGCCTGGAGCCAGGGATATCAAAGTCAGGGATATAATCTTCTAGGTGCACAAGGCAAGTACGCCATCATGAATATTCAAACCGATGATTTTGTCATGGAATCATCAACGGGTTTTCAAGGAGGACTTACCGGAAGAGGAGCGTGGTACAATAATTTTGATATGATTTTTGGGATCGATTTGATGTCGGCCGGAGTCACATCAAGAGGCACGTCTTTGCTGGGCGTTAATGAAGAAATTGAATACCGCATGATTGGTGCACAGGTGAACTTACAGTTGGCCTATAACATCCTTGGTCAGCACCTTTCTATTTTTGCTGGACCCACTTTTATGTTGAATGGTGAATTGGAATTAGATAATGCCGATCAAGCTAGTCATGTGCTCGACGGCTACACCACCTTGCAGGCACAGGATATACAGGACATATCGCGTTTCCATCTTTTGGCCACTGTAGGTATAGCAGGAGGTCTTGAAAAAATTAGACTGATCGCTCAATATCAATATGGGGTGTTAAACACCTTTGAGCGATTGAACAAAGAAAATGTGTCGCTACAAGATCCGGAGGCTAGAGATCTTAAGGGAAATCTAGGCATACTGAGTGCAGGCCTCGTTTTTTATCTATAA
- a CDS encoding SPFH domain-containing protein, translating to MGYILLPLLLFLSIIALFSAVFVVKQQTAAIVERFGKFTSVRNSGIQLKIPVFDRVAGRINLRIQQLDVIVETKTKDDVFVRLKISVQFQVVKSNIYDAFYQLEDPQSQITSYVFDVVRAEVPKMKLDDVFERKDDIAIAVKQELNEAMTEYGYDIIKTLVTDIDPDVQVKAAMNRINAAEREKTAAEFEAEAERIKIVAKARAEAESKRLQGQGIADQRREIARGLEESVDVLNNVGINSQEASALIVVTQHYDTLQSIGEESKTNLILLPNAPQAGSDMLNNMIASFTASNQIGEAMKKQNEARSRKKEEE from the coding sequence ATGGGCTACATCTTGCTTCCCCTTTTACTTTTTCTCTCGATCATCGCACTCTTCTCAGCCGTCTTTGTCGTCAAGCAGCAAACCGCGGCCATAGTCGAGCGTTTTGGAAAGTTTACCAGCGTCCGTAATTCCGGAATACAGCTCAAAATACCTGTTTTTGATCGCGTAGCCGGACGCATCAATTTGCGTATTCAACAATTAGACGTCATCGTAGAGACCAAGACCAAAGACGATGTGTTTGTTCGCCTTAAAATATCCGTACAATTCCAGGTAGTGAAATCCAATATTTACGATGCTTTCTATCAATTGGAGGATCCCCAATCACAAATCACCAGCTACGTTTTTGACGTCGTAAGGGCTGAAGTGCCAAAAATGAAATTGGACGATGTATTTGAGCGTAAAGATGATATTGCCATCGCCGTCAAACAGGAACTCAATGAGGCCATGACTGAGTATGGGTATGACATCATCAAAACCCTGGTCACCGATATTGATCCCGATGTTCAGGTAAAAGCGGCGATGAACCGTATTAACGCTGCGGAGCGCGAAAAAACAGCCGCAGAATTTGAAGCAGAAGCTGAGCGTATTAAAATCGTTGCCAAGGCGAGAGCAGAGGCCGAAAGTAAACGCTTACAAGGACAAGGAATCGCCGATCAGCGACGGGAAATAGCCCGCGGCTTAGAGGAGTCTGTTGATGTGTTAAATAATGTGGGTATCAACTCTCAGGAAGCTTCTGCCCTAATCGTGGTTACCCAGCATTACGATACACTACAATCCATTGGAGAAGAATCTAAAACCAACCTGATCCTGTTGCCTAATGCGCCTCAGGCGGGTAGTGATATGCTAAATAACATGATCGCCTCCTTTACCGCCTCTAATCAAATTGGAGAGGCCATGAAGAAACAGAATGAAGCACGCAGCCGGAAGAAAGAAGAGGAATAA
- a CDS encoding DUF6327 family protein — translation MSRIYTNFDEIEKDLKLLKLQKDIAAEEIKLSIHNTKGSFSFMSTAGSMISSILQKVLVAKIVSKLFGYKKVKEVDED, via the coding sequence ATGAGTAGAATCTACACCAATTTTGACGAGATCGAAAAAGACTTAAAACTTCTTAAGCTTCAAAAAGATATTGCTGCTGAGGAGATCAAATTAAGTATACACAATACCAAAGGAAGTTTTTCTTTTATGAGTACAGCCGGAAGTATGATCAGTAGTATTCTCCAAAAGGTGTTGGTTGCCAAAATTGTGAGCAAACTCTTTGGCTATAAAAAAGTCAAGGAGGTAGACGAAGACTAG
- a CDS encoding phage holin family protein has protein sequence MAFDELTKNVQELSDNVQQYANKSAEYYKLDLFEKSMRSATELAKLLVLGGISLLVLVFLSLGFAIYLGRILDHPSWGYFIVGGIYFVVFILVYLFGRQKIERAILVKFSKTFFKEQ, from the coding sequence ATGGCATTTGACGAACTAACCAAAAATGTTCAGGAGTTAAGTGATAATGTGCAGCAGTACGCCAACAAGTCTGCTGAGTATTATAAACTTGACCTCTTTGAAAAATCCATGCGAAGTGCCACCGAACTAGCCAAGTTGCTAGTTCTGGGTGGCATTTCTTTATTGGTACTCGTATTTCTTTCTTTAGGCTTTGCCATCTATTTAGGTCGTATTTTGGACCATCCCAGTTGGGGCTATTTTATTGTGGGCGGAATCTACTTTGTCGTATTTATCCTAGTCTATCTTTTTGGTAGACAAAAAATAGAGCGTGCAATTTTGGTTAAATTTTCTAAAACATTTTTTAAAGAACAATGA
- a CDS encoding YtxH domain-containing protein, whose translation MSSNTGNTLLALLTGAAIGAGVGILYAPDRGDKTRKKLKKNAQKAQEKLNKEYQKASAQLSEKAQTARTNFETKLEETLSNASYKADDILLAMENKLEDLRKQNAKLQKEANNVKLPKKV comes from the coding sequence ATGTCAAGCAACACTGGAAATACATTACTCGCCTTATTAACCGGAGCCGCTATTGGGGCCGGAGTTGGAATTCTTTACGCACCGGATCGTGGCGACAAAACGAGAAAGAAGCTTAAAAAGAATGCTCAAAAAGCGCAGGAGAAACTGAATAAAGAATATCAAAAAGCGAGCGCACAGCTTAGTGAAAAAGCACAAACTGCACGAACTAATTTTGAGACTAAATTAGAAGAAACGCTAAGTAATGCGAGCTATAAGGCCGATGATATTCTTTTGGCTATGGAAAACAAACTAGAAGATCTTCGCAAGCAAAATGCTAAATTGCAGAAGGAAGCAAACAATGTAAAGCTTCCGAAGAAGGTCTAA